The genomic DNA GCGCGTTCGGCTTGGCCGCTGATTGAAGACATAGCCAAAGAGGTTACCGATAGTAAATTTGGTGCTCTTAGAAACGTTAACGAGGCTTTAAAGAGACTAAAAGAAACTAGTGACTTCAATCACAGCATCTGTTTACTAGAAGACTCAGCGGTTGCTAGAGCCAAGCAGATTGATAATAGACTATCGCGCGGCGAAGACGTGGGGGTTTTGGCCGGTGTGCCTTTTGTCGCCAAAGATAATTTTTTGGTACTGAGCGGGCAAACTACCGCTGCGAGCAACATCCTGGAAAATTTTGAAGCACCTTATCAGGCAACGGCCATTAACAAACTAGAGGCAGCAGGTGCGATTTGTGTAGCCAAGGCCAATCTTGATGCCTTTGCTCATGGGTCTAGCACCGAAAATAGCGACTTTATGGTCACTAAAAACCCGCATGATAAGTCTAGAGTTCCTGGCGGGTCTTCGGGTGGTTCGGCAGCTGTTGTAGCACTCGGCTGTGTACCGTTCGCCCTTGGTAGTGATACTGGCGGTTCAATCCGTCAGCCAGCTAGCTTATGCGGCATTGTGGGCTACAAACCAACCTACGGGTTAATTAGTCGTAGCGGAGTAGTGGCTATGGCCAGTAGCACCGACTGTATCGGCGCTTTTACTACTAACAGCCGAGACATGGGCGTTGTGATTGATGTGATGGCGGGTAAGGATCCGCTAGATTCTACTACCATCGAACGCGAAGATTCATACCGATCTACAAACAAAGCTAGTCTAAAGGGTCTAAAAATCGGATTGGTTAGCGAGTACATGAAAGAAGGACTCGAGCCAATTGTTAAAGAAAAAGTCCTAGCCAGCATTGACAAGCTAAGGGCGGCCGGGGCCGAGATTATCGACATTTCGCTGCCTAGTCTGCCACTTGCTTTAGCAGTTTATTATATAGTTGTGCCTGCTGAGGTTAGCAGTAATCTGGCCCGTTATGATGGTCAGCGTTATGGGTACTCCAATGCCGATGCTAAGTCTCTTGAAGACAGTTATTCTCTAAGTCGAAGCCAAGGTTTCGGTGCAGAGGCTAAGCGGAGAATTATGATTGGTACCTATGTTCTTAGTAGCGGCTACTATGATGCATACTACAAAAAG from Candidatus Saccharibacteria bacterium includes the following:
- the gatA gene encoding Asp-tRNA(Asn)/Glu-tRNA(Gln) amidotransferase subunit GatA: MSGLANTVSDDDGARSAWPLIEDIAKEVTDSKFGALRNVNEALKRLKETSDFNHSICLLEDSAVARAKQIDNRLSRGEDVGVLAGVPFVAKDNFLVLSGQTTAASNILENFEAPYQATAINKLEAAGAICVAKANLDAFAHGSSTENSDFMVTKNPHDKSRVPGGSSGGSAAVVALGCVPFALGSDTGGSIRQPASLCGIVGYKPTYGLISRSGVVAMASSTDCIGAFTTNSRDMGVVIDVMAGKDPLDSTTIEREDSYRSTNKASLKGLKIGLVSEYMKEGLEPIVKEKVLASIDKLRAAGAEIIDISLPSLPLALAVYYIVVPAEVSSNLARYDGQRYGYSNADAKSLEDSYSLSRSQGFGAEAKRRIMIGTYVLSSGYYDAYYKKAQTVRTKLIKEFNDAFTKIDLLVGPTTPSQAFKIGENTDNPLQMYLSDIMTVSANLVGVPAISLPLSVSAGQLPVGLQLMAPQKQDAKLLKLSKLVEKEI